The genomic DNA TAATATTACATTGATTATGGGAATTTGAGTAAATATTTTTAATGCACTTGAAAGCTTTAAACGATAAAATGTCCTGTGAGATGATTACCAATATAGAAAATAACACAATATTTGGGTTAAGAGTAATTTGATAAAGAATAATGATTGAAGTAATCGTGTTTGATCTCGGTGGTGTTGTGGTGAACGTGAACCTGGATACACCATTAGGTGTGTTATTCGACAATTCCGGAAAATTACAAAACACTTTCAATGGCAAGACTGACTTTACAGGATTGTTGCAAAATTTTGAGACTGGAAAGCTAAGTGCACTGAATTTCCACGAAAAGATCGTGAATCACCTTGGAATTGAACTATCTTTCGATGAATTTATAAGTCTCTCTAACGATGCCATTGAAGCAGGAGACGATGGAATTAATACAATCATCAAATCTCTTTCAAGAAAATATAAATTGGCTATTCTTTCAAATACGAACCCTGTCCACTTCGATTATATTAAAGACAATTATTCGATTATCGGATTGTTTGATCACACGGTGCTGTCATATGAAATGGGGACAGTAAAACCCGATATAAAAGCGTTTGAAAAGTTAATGCACGCTACATCAAAATTGCCCTCGCAACACCTTTTCATTGACGATAGGATTGAAAATATAATTGCCGCTAAAAAGATAGGTATGGACGGAATTCAATACAAATCAATTAAAAGTCTTATAGCGGCATTGAATGAAAGGGGAATCAGTATATAAATTTATTCAATCGTATAATGGACTCTATCTCACTCTTAATCTATGAAAAATAAATATAAATTAGGCATTATAGGTTTCGGCGGATTTGGAAATTTCTTGTATAATGCCTGGTCAGCTTTGGACAGAGTGGAGATCGTTTCAGTAGCTGATTCGCGCAGCCAAACACTTCCGAGCGGCAAACTTCGATTTTATGATAACTGGAAGCATCTAATATCAGATGAGAGAATTGATATAATTGCTATCGCTACTCCACCATCATCTCATACGGAAATAGCATGTGCGGCGATGGAGGCGGGTAAGCACGTTATCATAGAAAAACCAATTGCTCTATCAATAGCTGACGCACGTGAAATTATCTCAATTCGTGATAAAACCGATATGAGAGCGACAGTTGATTATATGCTGCGGTTTAATCCCATTGTAGATGTTCTCACAGAATGGAATAAATCGCTGCCGTTCGGTACATTGAGAAGGGTCGTAGTCGAAAACTACGCTCAGGACGAGTCCTTAAATGCCGAACACTGGTTTTGGGATAAGAAAATTTCAGGAGGTATTTTTATTGAGCATGGAACACATTTTTTTGATCTGATTAGTCACATTTCCGGATCGGAACCTCAGCAGGTAACCGGTACCGGTACTAATCGAAATTCCAAGCAAGCCGATAGGGCGCTGGCAAATGTGAAGTATAAAAACGGTCTGCTCGCCACATTTTACCATTCTTTTGCCAGACCGGGTATATTTGAGGATACTTCAATCAGATTAATTTATGATTTAGCGCAAATTGAAATAAATGGATGGATACCCCTGTCAGGGAAGATAAACGCCCTCGTCAATGACAGCTCCATCGAGGAATTAACTAATATTCCTAATCTGTCGATTATCGAAAGACAGCCTATCCGCGAAATAAAAGATGAATCAAGACCGAAGGGATGGGGATCCGTTGTTACTAAGAAATCCGGCAATTCCGATAAGATCAAGTCCGGTGGCATAGAATACGAGGTGAGAGAGATGATTAAAGCAACTTTCAAATTGTCTGAAAAT from Candidatus Neomarinimicrobiota bacterium includes the following:
- a CDS encoding HAD-IA family hydrolase, coding for MIEVIVFDLGGVVVNVNLDTPLGVLFDNSGKLQNTFNGKTDFTGLLQNFETGKLSALNFHEKIVNHLGIELSFDEFISLSNDAIEAGDDGINTIIKSLSRKYKLAILSNTNPVHFDYIKDNYSIIGLFDHTVLSYEMGTVKPDIKAFEKLMHATSKLPSQHLFIDDRIENIIAAKKIGMDGIQYKSIKSLIAALNERGISI
- a CDS encoding Gfo/Idh/MocA family oxidoreductase, which gives rise to MKNKYKLGIIGFGGFGNFLYNAWSALDRVEIVSVADSRSQTLPSGKLRFYDNWKHLISDERIDIIAIATPPSSHTEIACAAMEAGKHVIIEKPIALSIADAREIISIRDKTDMRATVDYMLRFNPIVDVLTEWNKSLPFGTLRRVVVENYAQDESLNAEHWFWDKKISGGIFIEHGTHFFDLISHISGSEPQQVTGTGTNRNSKQADRALANVKYKNGLLATFYHSFARPGIFEDTSIRLIYDLAQIEINGWIPLSGKINALVNDSSIEELTNIPNLSIIERQPIREIKDESRPKGWGSVVTKKSGNSDKIKSGGIEYEVREMIKATFKLSENKTEVYSGSLKKLLLDFIQSIDDPKHRQAVTLEDGINSLGTAILASSV